The genomic stretch CGCACACGTACTGACCAGCCGAGATACCCATGCCGTAGTTGTCACCCAGCACGGTCACCCGCGCCGCGTTGGGGTCATCGAACTCGCGGTCCACGTTGATGACCGGGATACCGGCCTCCATCGCCTTCAGCGCGACCGGGGTCATCGCCGCACCATCGAAGGGCAGCAGCACGATCGCATCGACCTTGTCGTTGATGAAGGTCTCGACCTGCGAGATCTGCGCGTCCACGTTGTTGGTGCCCTCGGCGAGCTTGAGCTCGACGTCGTCGTACTGCTTGGCCACCGTCGCAGAGGAGTCGGTGATCGAGGCCATCCAGCCGTGGTCGGCCGCAGGCGCGGAGAACCCGATGACGATCTTGTCACCGGCCGCGTCGTTGGAGCCCTCCTCGGCCGAGGAGTTCCCGCCCTTGAGGTTGGGGTTCTCGTTGTCGTCGGAGGAATCATTGCTCGTACAAGCGCTGAGACCGAGCACGGCGAGCACGGCCAGCGAGGCCGTGACCTTCTTCCGCCCGATGATGAAGTGCTGCAGGGACATGTGGTGCTCCTTGGTGGCGTACTGAGACTGCGGTGGAAGTGGTGGACGTGCCAGTGGTGCTAGGTGGTGCGCTTCCGAGACGCCACCAGCTGCTGGAGCAGTACGGCGGCGACGATGACGGCGCCCTTGAGCAGGTCCTGCTCGGAGGGCGGGCGGTTGTTGAGGACGAAGACGTTGGTGAGGGTCTGGAAGATCAGCACGCCGAGGATCGTGCCGGTGATGGTGCCGCGCCCACCGGCCAGCAGGGTGCCGCCGATGACGACCGCCGCGATGGCGTCGAGCTCGAGCAGGTCACCGTGGCTGGAGGAGCCGGTGGTGGTGCGGGCGATGAAGAGCACGGCGGCCAGGCCGGCGCAGGCGCCGGTCAGCACGTAGAGCATCGTGGTGTGGCGACGCACGTTGATGCCGGCGAGCCGGGCGGCCTCGGGGTTGCCACCGACGGCGAAGGTCCGGCGACCGAAGGTGGTGCGGTTGAGCAGCACCCAGCCCAGGACGGCGACGACGACGAGGATCCAGATTGCCATGTCGATGCCGAGCGGCTTGCGCGCGAAGAAGTCGAACAGACCCGTGAGGTCGGTGGCGCTCTGGTTGCGGTTGTCGGAGATCAGCTCGGCCAGCCCGCGTGCGGCGACCAGCATCGCCAGGGTCGCGATGAACGACACGACCTTGCCGTAGGCGATCAGCACACCGTTGACCAGGCCCGCACAGGCCCCGACCAGGACGGCGACGAGCACGAGGAACGTCCAGTGCGTGTCGGCCGCTATCTCCTGGTTGGCGACCGTGGTGGCCCAGACCGAGGCCAGCGCCACCACCGCTCCGACGGACAGGTCGATGCCGCCGCCGGTGATCACGAAGGTCATCCCGACCGCGACCACGCCGAGGATGACCGAGGAGCGCAGGATGGTGAGGAAGTTGTCGGTCGTCAGGAACCGGTCGTCGGCGGTGACGGTGCCGACGACGACGATGACGAGCAGGACCACGACCAGGCCCATGATCCGGAAGAAGCCGGCGTCGCCCAGGCGGGCCATGGTGCTGCCGCCCTTGGCGCCGGGACCGCTTCCCGGGTCCATCGTCTGGTGCGAGTCGGTGGTGCCGGTGGCGGCCAGTGCGTCGACCGGCTCACCGCCAGCGGCGCCGGAGTGCTTGTCGAGGGCCGAGGCCCCGGTGGGCTCGCTGGGGCCGGCCGGGCGCTCGGTGGTGGAGTCAGTCATGCGGGGGTTCCTTCCATCACCAGGTCGAGGACCCGTGACTCGTCGATGTGGGCAGCAGCGGCTTCGTGCACGACACGTCCTTCACGGACCACCAGCACCCGGTCCGCCAGGCCGAGCACCTCCTCGACCTCGCTGGACACCACGACCACCGCGACGCCCGAGTCGGCGAGGTC from Nocardioides plantarum encodes the following:
- a CDS encoding substrate-binding domain-containing protein, encoding MSLQHFIIGRKKVTASLAVLAVLGLSACTSNDSSDDNENPNLKGGNSSAEEGSNDAAGDKIVIGFSAPAADHGWMASITDSSATVAKQYDDVELKLAEGTNNVDAQISQVETFINDKVDAIVLLPFDGAAMTPVALKAMEAGIPVINVDREFDDPNAARVTVLGDNYGMGISAGQYVCEQAGGKKDAVVAEIQGIASLPLTQDRSQGFADALKDCGLKVNNQVEAAFTPESGTDAASNLLQAAPKIDYLWNHDDDQGVGVMAAIQEAGRDEFTMIGGAGSQQVMEAIKKGDSVLKATVVYPSTQGADAIKLARLLVQQKAVDDLVEVEVPRKVQLFAPVVTSENVDKYLPSAFKS
- a CDS encoding ABC transporter permease yields the protein MTDSTTERPAGPSEPTGASALDKHSGAAGGEPVDALAATGTTDSHQTMDPGSGPGAKGGSTMARLGDAGFFRIMGLVVVLLVIVVVGTVTADDRFLTTDNFLTILRSSVILGVVAVGMTFVITGGGIDLSVGAVVALASVWATTVANQEIAADTHWTFLVLVAVLVGACAGLVNGVLIAYGKVVSFIATLAMLVAARGLAELISDNRNQSATDLTGLFDFFARKPLGIDMAIWILVVVAVLGWVLLNRTTFGRRTFAVGGNPEAARLAGINVRRHTTMLYVLTGACAGLAAVLFIARTTTGSSSHGDLLELDAIAAVVIGGTLLAGGRGTITGTILGVLIFQTLTNVFVLNNRPPSEQDLLKGAVIVAAVLLQQLVASRKRTT